ACCATGTACAGCTATTTTCACATTTGATATGCATACGAAAGCTCCCAACGCCACCACGTCTAAGTCAAATTGCTATAGATGTAAGAGGATAAACTAATAGAGTTCAATACCTTATAAACTGGTCCAAAGCCTCCCTCTCCAATCTTGTTTTCGATGGAGAAATTGTCTGTAGCTTCTTTTATTTGATCAAAGCTGAAAACTATCAGATTACTACCTATAGCTCTTTCATTCAATACCTCGATACCTATAATCAAATGAAAAACTTTTAGTTCCAGTATGTTCTGATTAGTCGTTTAAATGAAAGAGTGACAAGAAGTTGAATTGGTTACCTTCAGATCTCAtagttttctttttcaaaatacatacTATTGTACTTATTAGGAGAACGGTGATGGTGATCGTTGGCAAAAGAATCGCCAGCAACCTTCGCTTGCTGCCTCTATGATCTTCTTCTTCGCCCGAGGCTGTAAAGAAAGTTATCATGTTTATAATTTGTGAAAAATGTGTGATATAAGCAATCTCTTTATGATGTTGGTTATACCCTATCTTCTCTCCGTCCCAATTTAAGTGTCTTACTGACTTACTTCCCTGTTTGGTCTATCCCAAAACGCGTGCCtctttctatatttagtaagTTTGCAAAGGATTATGATTTAACCTGCTTTTGAAAGCTCCCAATCGACATCATCACTAGGAATTTGGAATGCAGCAAAACCGCGAAGCCCCTCACCGTTCGCATAAGAAACTTTAGTTCTGATAGCCTCAACATCATCATAACCAATCCAAAATGATCCAATAGTCACGTAGTTCACAACATAAGTGGAGTTATAGACAGGTATGCCTCCATAACTTTTCATATATCGCTTAATGTATCTGTAGCTCATTGATCCATCGCGTGTTATtgccagacctcttgcaggtgaACCTACTGTGTTATGATTTGGATTCACAAGCGTCCACGCATAGCCATGGTATGCCAAACCAAGAACGATT
The genomic region above belongs to Capsicum annuum cultivar UCD-10X-F1 unplaced genomic scaffold, UCD10Xv1.1 ctg60202, whole genome shotgun sequence and contains:
- the LOC124885415 gene encoding class V chitinase-like (The sequence of the model RefSeq protein was modified relative to this genomic sequence to represent the inferred CDS: added 79 bases not found in genome assembly), producing the protein MIYPVDTIVRNFDWVNVMAYDYYLPAEDNITGAHTALYDPASTLNTDYGIKEWIKNGLPANKIVLGLAYHGYAWTLVNPNHNTVGSPARGLAITRDGSMSYRYIKRYMKSYGGIPVYNSTYVVNYVTIGSFWIGYDDVEAIRTKVSYANGEGLRGFAAFQIPSDDVDWELSKAASGEEEDHRGSKRRLLAILLPTITITVLLISTIVCILKKKTMRSEGIEVLNERAIGSNLIVFSFDQIKEATDNFSIENKIGEGGFGPVYKGRLSDGEEIAVKRLSECSKQGVEEFRNEVTLASKLQHVNVLQLQGFCIEREEKI